The sequence CGGGAGGGGACGTAGCGCTGCGGTCCGATGGCGAGGCCGACCCGGCGGTGGCCGAGTTCGGCGAGATGGCTCACGGCCATCCGCACGGCGGCGGTGTCGTCGGGCGAGACGAACGGGGCGCTGATCCGCTCGTTGTAGCCGTTGATCAGGACGAACGGCACTCCGCGCTCGGTCAGCGCGGCGTAGCGCGCCGGGTCGGCGGAGGTGTCGGCGTGCAGTCCGGAGAGGAAGACGATGCCGCCGACGCCGCGTTCGACGAGCTGCTCGACGAGTTCGTCCTCGGTGGCGCCGCCGGGCAGCTGGGTGCAGAGGACCGGCGTGTAGCCGTGGCCGGCGAGCACCTGTTCCACGGACTGGGCGAACGCCGGGAAGATCGGGTTGGTGAGCTCGGGGGTCACCAGCCCGATCAGCCCGGCGCTGCGCTGCCGCAGCCGTACGGGGCGCTCGTATCCGAGGATGTCGAGCGCCGCGAGCACCCGCTGGCGCGTGGTGTCCGCGACGCCCGGCTTGCCGTTGAGGACCCGGCTGACGGTCGCCTCGCTGACGGATGCCTGGCCCGCGATGTCCGACAGCCTGAGCGCGCCGCCCGCGCCGGGGCCCCGTGGCAGGGGGACGGTCGTCACACCGTCCACCACACCGTGGTGTCCGCGGGGATCTCGACCGTGTCGCCATCGGCCTCGACCGGGGTGCTGGAGAGCAGCACGGTGCCCTGGACGGGGATACGGACCGGCTGACCGGTCGTGTTGACGGTGCAGACGAAGCCGGGGCGGGCGAAGGACAGCAGCCCCTCGGGGGCGTCCAGCCACCGCACGTCGGCGCCGGCCCCGAGACCGGTGTGGGCCCGGCGGGCGGCGATCGCGGCCCGGTACAGCTCCAGGGTGGAGCCGGCCGTGCCGGTCTGCGCCTCGACGCTCAGCTCGCCCCAGCCCGCGGGCTGCGGAAGCCAGCTGCCGCCCGCGCCGAAGCCGTACGAGGAGCCCTCGCGGGTCCACGGGATCGGGACGCGGCAGCCGTCGCGGAAGCCGTCCTGGCCCTCGGCGCGGAAGAACGACGGGTCCTGGCGGGCCTCGTCGGGCAGGTCGGTGACGTCGGGCAGGCCGAGTTCCTCGCCCTGGTAGACGTAGGCGGAGCCGGGCAGCGCCAGCATCAGCAGGGTGGCGGCGCGGGCCCGGCGCAGGCCCAGCCCGCGGTCGCCGGCGGTACGGATCTGGGTGCCGAGCCCCGCCGGGTTGGCGAAGCGGGTGGCGTGCCGGGTGACGTCGTGGTTGGAGAGCACCCAGGTGGTGGGGGCGCCGACCGGCCGCATGGCGTCGAGCGAGACGTCGATGACCTCGCGGAGCGCGGCGGCGTCCCAGGCGGTGGCCAGGTACTGGAAGTTGAACGCCTGGTGCATCTCGTCGGGGCGCACGTAGTTGGCGGTGCGCTCGACGGTCGGCGTCCACGCCTCGGCGACCGCGATGCGCCCGCCCGTCGCCCGGACCCGCCCGTCCGACGAAGGCGCTCCGGGCCCCATCGTGTCGGGGTACTCGTCCAGGATGGTGCGCCAGCTGCGGTAGATCTCGTGCACCCCGTCCTGGTCGAAGAACGGCATGACATCGTTTCCGAGCAGCTTGAGCTGGTCGTGGGTGCCGAGGTCGGGCAGCCCCTCGGCCTTGACGAGGCCGTGCGCGACGTCGACGCGGAAGCCGTCGACACCCATGTCGAGCCAGAAGCGCAGGATCGAGCGGAACTCGTCGGCGACGGCCGGGTGCTCCCAGTTGAAGTCGGGCTGCTCGGGCGCGAAGAGGTGGAGGTACCACTCGCCGGGGGTGCCGTCCGGGTCGGTGGTCCGGGTCCAGGCGGGGCCGCCGAAGATGGACTCCCAGTCGTTGGGCGGGAGTTCGCCGTCGGCGCCCTTGCCGGGGCGGAAGTGGTAGCGGTCGCGCAGGGCGGAGCCGGGGCCCTCGGCGAGCGCGCGCTTGAACCACTCGTGCTGGTCGGACGAGTGGTTGGGCACCAGGTCGACGATGATCCGCAGGCCCAGGTCGTGGGCGTCGCGGATCAGCGCGTCGGCGTCCAGCAGGGTGCCGAACATCGGGTCGATGGCCCGGTAGTCGGCGACGTCGTAGCCCGCGTCGGCCTGCGGGGAGGCGTAGAACGGGCTGAGCCAGACCGCGTCCACGCCGAGGTCCTTGAGGTACGGGAGCCGGGCGGTGACGCCCGCGAGGTCGCCCATGCCGTCGCCGTTGCCGTCGGCGAAGCTGCGCGGATAGACCTGGTAGATCACCGCGTCCTGCCACCAGCCGGTGGGGTGGCCCGTGGCTTCGTCGGACGTGCCGGTGGAGGGGGCAGCGAGGTGCTGGGTCATGTCGTCCCTGGGGTGTCTGGGTGGGGAGTGGCGCCGGGACCGGGTCGGGATGCCGGCGCCACCGTGACTGGTGCGTGCGGGTCGTACGGGCGCGTGCCGCTGAGGACGCTCAGCCCTTGACGGCTCCGGCGGACATGCCGGTGACAAGGTGCTTCTGCGCGAACAGGAACACCAGGGCCGCGGGTATCGCGATCAGTACGGACGCGGCGGTCATCGGACCCCACTGGGCGCCGTACTGGTTGACGAACAGCTGGAGTCCGCCCGCGAGGGTGAGGTTGTCCTCGCCGACCATGAAGGCGGAGGCGTACGCCACCTCGCCCCAGGCGGTGATGAAGGAGTAGAACGCCGTGACGGCGAGGCCGGGCTTGGCCAGCGGCAGGATCAGCCGCCAGAACGTGCCGAACGGGGTGAGGCCGTCGACCTGCCCCGACTCGTCGATCTCGCGCGGGATGGTGTCGAAGAAGCCCTTCATCATCCAGGCGCAGAACGGCACCGAGATGGTCAGGTAGGTGATGACGAGCCCGGCGGGCTTATTCAGCAGCCCCATGCCCGCCATGATGTTGTAGATCGGCACGATGAGGACGGCGACCGGGAACATCTGGGTGATCAGCAGCGTCCACATCAGCCCGCGCTTGCCGGGGAACCGGAAGCGGCTGACGGCGTAGCCGGTGGAGGCGGAGACGATGACGCCGATGAGCGTGGTGAGCCCCGCGACGATCAGCGAGTTGCCGAACCAGGTCAGGAACTTCGTGTCCTTGATGAGGTTCGTGTAGTTCTCGAACGTCGTCTCTTTGAAGAAGTCCGTGGTGGACGCGAGTTCGGCCGGCTTCAGCGAGGTGAGCAGGACCCAGAGCACGGGGAAGACCGCGATCACGGACGCGACGATCAGCGTCAGGTGCAGGGCCGTGGAGGCGAGCGGCGAACGCTCGCCGCGCTTGCGGACCTTGGGCGCGGAGTGCCGCGCGGCGGGGGTGGTTGCGGTGGTCACCAGTCATCTCCCTGAGTGCGCAGGACTCGCCGGTAGACGGTGGCGAAGATCAGCAGGAGTACGAGGATCAGCACGCCCCAGGTGGAGGACTGCGCGAAGTCGCGGGGGCTGATCTCGAAGGAGAACTTGTACGCCTGCGTCACCAGGATCTGGGTCGCGTCGCCGGGTCCTCCCCGGGTCAGCAGGAAGATCACCGGGAACATGTTGAAGGTCCAGATGGTGGAGAGCAGGATCACGGTCGTGGAGACCGGCCGCAGTCCGGGCAGAGTGACGTGGCAAAAGCGCTGCCAGGCGCTGGCGCCGTCCATCTCCGCGGCCTCGTAGTGCTCGCCGGGTATGGACTGGAGACCGCCGAGCAGGGCGACCATGATGAACGGCACGCCGAGCCACACGTTGACCACGATGACGGCGACCTTGGCGATGGTGGGGTCGCCCAGCCAGTCGATCCCGTCGAAGCCGGCGCCGGAGAGGATCTTGTTGAGCAGCCCGCGGTCGTTGTTGTAGAGGAAGCGCCAGGCGAAGACGGAGACGAACCCGGGGACCGCCCAGGGCAGGATGAGCGCCATCCGGTAGGCGGAGCGCCCGGCGATCCTGCGGTTGAGGATGTTCGCGAGCGCCATGCCGAGGACGAAGGTGATGGAGACGCAGGAGACCGTCCACACCAGGGTCCACCCGAGTGTGCCGAGGAACTGTTCGCCGGTGAGCGCATCGGCGTAGTTGTCCAGACCGACGAACTTGTACGTGGCGGGCAGGTGGTTGACACCGATGGACCGCGCGACGTTGCGCTCGTTGGCGTCGGTCAGCGACAGGAAGATGCCGCGGACCAGCGGATAACCGATGATCACGCCGATCACGACGACGACCGGGGCCACCATCGTCCAGGCGTACCAGTGTGTCGACAGCGCCCGCCGGAGCTTGCCCGGCGGCGGGGGGTTGCCAGTACCGCGGCTCCGGCCGCGGGCGACGTCGTCGCCCGCGGCCTTCGCCACCGACTGGCTGGTGTGGACAGCCATCAGCCGGCCTGCCTTCCTGAGTTACTTCCAGCCGTCAAGGAGCTTGCGGTAGGCGGTACCGGTCGTCTTGACCGCCTTCTCCGGGGAGGTCTGGCCGGTGAGGGCCTTGGTGTACTCGGTGACGAGCGGCGCGAAGAGGCTGCCGGTCTCCGGGATCCAGGGGCGCTCGACGGCGCTCTCGACGACCGGCTTGAAGAAGCCGACGATCTCGTTGTCGACCACGGACTCCTCGGCGTAGGCGGAGGTGCGGGTCGGCAGGAGGTTGAGCTCCTTGGTGACCTGGGCCTGCGTCTTGACGGAGGTCATGTAGTCGACGAAGGCGTAGGAGGCCTCAAGGTTCTTGGAACCGGCGTAGACGGCCAGGTTGTGACCGCCCTGCGGGGCGCCCTGCGCGACGGAGCCGGCCGGGACCGGGGCGACGCCGAGGTTGGCCTTGTCCTTGAACTCCTTGCCGGCGTACGTGTCGGCGACGGCCCACGGGCCGTTGATCATCATCGCGACGTCGCCGTCCTTGAAGGACGCCTGCATGTTGTCCCAGCCGTCCGTGGCGTCCGTCTTCGCGACGCCGGAGTCGACCAGGTCCTTGACGAGCTTCATGGCCTTGACACCGGCCGCGTTGTCGATGGTGACGGCCTTGTCGGAGGCGTTGACCATGTCGCCGCCCTCGCCGTACAGGAAGGGCAGGAACCAGTACGCGTCGTCGCCGCGCAGGTAGAGGCCGGTCTTGCCGGTCTTCGACTTGATCTTCTTCGAGGCGGACTTCAGCTCGTCGATCGTGGTGGGGACCTCGACGCCGGCCTCCTTGAAGATCTTCTTGTTGTAGAAGATGCCCAGGGAGTCGATCACCTGCGGAACGGCGAACGTCTTGCCGTTGTACTTGGTGGAAGCGGCGGCCTGCTTCAGGAAGTCGTCCTGCTTCTGGAGGGCCGTGGTTCCGTCCAGCGGGGCGAGGTAGCCGAGGTCAGCGAACTCGGGGGTCCAGGCGACCTCGGAGCGGATCACGTCGGGGGCGCCGGAGCCCGCCTGAGCCGCGTTCTTGAACTTGTTCTGCGCGTCACCGAAAGGCACGTTGACGTACTTGACGTCGACCTTCGGGTGCAGCTTCTCGAAGCCCTCGGCGATCTTCTTGAAGACCTTGTCCTCACTGCCCGCGGTGGAGGTGTCCCACCACGTGACGGTGCCGGAGAGCTCGCCCGAGCTCTTGGAGGTGCTGTCGGAACTGTCGTCATCGCTGCCGCAGGCGGTCGCCGCGAGCGCCAGGGCCGCGACCAGGGCGGTGGCCGTTATGCCACGTCGCATCTGAACTCCTTCAACTGCCGTACCGCTCCGTCGCGGCGCCGGGTCGACGTGAACGTAACAAGGATGAAAGACGACCGAAAGACTTTGCGGAAGATTTCTGCAAGCCCCGGTGATCGTTACATTGGCGTGTCCTCAAGGTTGCCGTCAAGACTCTTGACGAAACCCGTCGACCCCTGACAGAGAAGGGTCACCAGCCCCGATTCCGCAGTGCGACGATCCGACCGCAGCCGGCGAACCACCGCCGCAAGACCTTGCAAGACATTGCTGCGGACCCCTGCGGGACGCTCCCCCGGGCTGCAAGCCCGCCCACCGCCGCCGCTCCCGCCCGATTCCCTGCCTGGTGGGCAATCCGACCCGCTCCCGGTACAGTCCATTGCCATGACCGCACGGCTTGCCGATATCGCAACTCAGGCGGGGGTCAGCGAAGCGACGGTCAGCCGCGTACTGAACGGCAAGCCCGGGGTTGCCGCTGCCACCCGCGAATCCGTCCTCGCCGCGCTCGACGTCCTCGGCTACGAACGGCCCGTACGCCTGCGCAGGCGCAGCGCGGGGCTCGTCGGCCTGATCACGCCCGAGCTGGAGAACCCCATCTTCCCGGCGCTCGCCCAGGTCATCGGGCAGGCGCTGACCCGGCAGGGCTACACCCCGGTGCTGGCGACCCAGACCCCGGGCGGCTCCACCGAGGACGAGCTGACGGAGATGCTGGTCGACCGGGGCGTCTCCGGGATCATCTTCGTCTCCGGGCTGCACGCGGACACCTCCGCCGATATGCAGCGCTACGAACAACTGCGCGCGCAGGGCGTGCCCTTCGTCCTGGTCAACGGTTTCTCGCCCAAGGTGCAGGCGCCGTTCATCTCGCCGGACGACCGGGCCGCGATGCGGCTGGCGGTGACCCATCTGGTGTCGCTCGGCCACACCCGGATCGGGCTCGCGGTCGGCCCCAAGCGCTTCGTCCCCGTGCTCCGCAAGATCGAGGGTTTCCACACCACGATGCGCGAGCAGTTGAACCTGACGGCGGACGAGGTCGAGGAGCTGATCCAGCACTCCCTGTACACGCTCGAAGGCGGTCAGGCAGCCGCGTCGGCGCTGATGGAGCGGGGCTGCACGGCGGTGGTGTGCGCGAGCGACATGATGGCGCTCGGCGCGATCAGGGCCGCCCGCAGGCTCTCCCGCGAGGTCCCGCGCGAGGTCTCGGTCGTGGGCTACGACGACTCGCCGCTCATAGCGTTCACCGACCCGCCGCTGACCACGATCCGCCAGCCGGTCACGGCGATGGGCCAGGCCGCGGTGCGCACACTCCTGGAGGAGATCGGCGGCACGCCCGCCCCGCACAGCGAGTTCGTCTTCATGCCGGAGCTGGTCGTACGCGGTTCGACGGCCGCCGGCCCCGGCACGGCCGCCACCTCGCAGGCCGCTCCCCCAGGATCGCACGCCCGCCCGTAACAGGCCTGCCGGACGTGCAACTCGCGCCCCGCCGGAGGATCATCGGGCGGAGAGGGCAAATCTGGCAGACTCTGTGCCTATGGGTGAATTGAGCGTGAAACGACAGGAAGGCCGCACGGAGGCCACCCCGTCACCCATCGTGAACGAGGCGGCTCCCGAGGCGAACACGAAGCAATCCGGTCGCGCGCACGGGATCGGCAGAGCGGTCGAGAGACCATTCGGCCACGTCGTGTCACGACTGCGCTCCCCGCGGTCGCCCCGGCGGCCCCGGCTCTGGTTCGAAATCCTGCTCATCGCACTGAGTTACTGGCTGTACTCGCTGGTGCGCAACGCGGTCCCGGAGCAGAAGGCCGCCGCCCTGGCCAACGCGGACTGGCTGTGGTCGGTCGAGCGGTTCCTCGGCATCGCGGTCGAGCAGTCGGTCAACCACGCGGTGAACTCGGTGTCCTGGCTCATCGTGTCGATGAACTACTACTACGCGACCCTGCACTTCATCGTCACCATCAGTGTGCTCGTGTGGCTGTTCCGCAGACACCCCGGCCGGTACGCGGCAGCGCGGCTGGCCCTGTTCGCGACCACGGCGGTCGCGCTCGTCGGCTACTACCTGTACCCGTTGGCGCCGCCCCGCCTGATGAACGGCGGCAACTTCATCGACACGGTCCTGGTCCACCAGACCTGGGGCTCGATGGCGTCGGGCAACTTCAAGAACATGTCGAACCAGTACGCGGCGATGCCGTCGATGCACATCGGCTGGTCGCTGTGGTGCGGCCTCACCATCTTCGCCCTGGCCTCGGCCCCCTGGGCGCGCGTCCTGGGCCTGCTCTACCCGACGGTGACCCTGATGGTCATCGTGTCGACGGCGAACCACTTCTGGCTGGACGCGGTGGGCGGCGTGGCCTGCCTGGCGTTCGGTTACGCGGTGTCGTACGCCTGGTACGGGTCGCTGCCGCACCGGTTGCCGAAGCGGATCGCGCCGAAGACGGGGCGCAGACCACGGCTGAGCGCGCTGTCGGCGCAGCCGCGCGAGGCGGCGGCGACCCGCCACTAGGGCCTGTCCGGCGATTGAGGAGCGGGGTGTGGGGCAGCGCCCCGCGAGCCCGCGCCTCACCCCCCGTAGAACCGCTCCTCCACAACCCCCCGCGCCCGCCGCGTGATGCGGCGGTAGTCGTCCAGCATGTCGCCCACGTGCCCCTCCTCGTACCCGAGGTAACGGCCCACCGCGGTCAGCTCGCGCGGGACCGAGGGGAAGGTGTCGCCTGGCCGGCCCCGTACGAGCATCACCGCGTTGCGGACCCGGGTGGCCAGGACCCACGCCTCGTCCAGGGTCCGGGCGTCGTCCTCGGGGATGAGGCCCGCCGCGCACGCCGCGGCGAGTGCCTGGCGGGTGCGGGTGGTCCGCAGGCCGGGGACCGACCGGGCGTGCTGCATCTGCATCAGCTGGACCGTCCACTCGACGTCGCTCAGGCCGCCCCGCCCCAGCTTGGTGTGGAGGGTCGAGTCCGCGCCGCGCGGCATCCGCTCGGACTCCATGCGGGCCTTGAGCCGCCGGATCTCGCGGACCGCGTCCTCCCCCGGCCCGTCCTTCGGATACCGCAGCGGGTCGATCAGCGCGACGAAGTCCGCGCCCAGGTCCAGGTCCCCGGCCATCGGCTCGGCCCGCAACAGGGCCTGGCTCTCCCAGCCGAGCGACCAGCGCCGGTAGTACGCCCCGTACGACTTCAGG comes from Streptomyces sp. Mut1 and encodes:
- a CDS encoding LacI family DNA-binding transcriptional regulator gives rise to the protein MTARLADIATQAGVSEATVSRVLNGKPGVAAATRESVLAALDVLGYERPVRLRRRSAGLVGLITPELENPIFPALAQVIGQALTRQGYTPVLATQTPGGSTEDELTEMLVDRGVSGIIFVSGLHADTSADMQRYEQLRAQGVPFVLVNGFSPKVQAPFISPDDRAAMRLAVTHLVSLGHTRIGLAVGPKRFVPVLRKIEGFHTTMREQLNLTADEVEELIQHSLYTLEGGQAAASALMERGCTAVVCASDMMALGAIRAARRLSREVPREVSVVGYDDSPLIAFTDPPLTTIRQPVTAMGQAAVRTLLEEIGGTPAPHSEFVFMPELVVRGSTAAGPGTAATSQAAPPGSHARP
- a CDS encoding phosphatase PAP2 family protein, whose product is MNEAAPEANTKQSGRAHGIGRAVERPFGHVVSRLRSPRSPRRPRLWFEILLIALSYWLYSLVRNAVPEQKAAALANADWLWSVERFLGIAVEQSVNHAVNSVSWLIVSMNYYYATLHFIVTISVLVWLFRRHPGRYAAARLALFATTAVALVGYYLYPLAPPRLMNGGNFIDTVLVHQTWGSMASGNFKNMSNQYAAMPSMHIGWSLWCGLTIFALASAPWARVLGLLYPTVTLMVIVSTANHFWLDAVGGVACLAFGYAVSYAWYGSLPHRLPKRIAPKTGRRPRLSALSAQPREAAATRH
- a CDS encoding glycoside hydrolase family 13 protein, giving the protein MTQHLAAPSTGTSDEATGHPTGWWQDAVIYQVYPRSFADGNGDGMGDLAGVTARLPYLKDLGVDAVWLSPFYASPQADAGYDVADYRAIDPMFGTLLDADALIRDAHDLGLRIIVDLVPNHSSDQHEWFKRALAEGPGSALRDRYHFRPGKGADGELPPNDWESIFGGPAWTRTTDPDGTPGEWYLHLFAPEQPDFNWEHPAVADEFRSILRFWLDMGVDGFRVDVAHGLVKAEGLPDLGTHDQLKLLGNDVMPFFDQDGVHEIYRSWRTILDEYPDTMGPGAPSSDGRVRATGGRIAVAEAWTPTVERTANYVRPDEMHQAFNFQYLATAWDAAALREVIDVSLDAMRPVGAPTTWVLSNHDVTRHATRFANPAGLGTQIRTAGDRGLGLRRARAATLLMLALPGSAYVYQGEELGLPDVTDLPDEARQDPSFFRAEGQDGFRDGCRVPIPWTREGSSYGFGAGGSWLPQPAGWGELSVEAQTGTAGSTLELYRAAIAARRAHTGLGAGADVRWLDAPEGLLSFARPGFVCTVNTTGQPVRIPVQGTVLLSSTPVEADGDTVEIPADTTVWWTV
- a CDS encoding carbohydrate ABC transporter permease, whose protein sequence is MAVHTSQSVAKAAGDDVARGRSRGTGNPPPPGKLRRALSTHWYAWTMVAPVVVVIGVIIGYPLVRGIFLSLTDANERNVARSIGVNHLPATYKFVGLDNYADALTGEQFLGTLGWTLVWTVSCVSITFVLGMALANILNRRIAGRSAYRMALILPWAVPGFVSVFAWRFLYNNDRGLLNKILSGAGFDGIDWLGDPTIAKVAVIVVNVWLGVPFIMVALLGGLQSIPGEHYEAAEMDGASAWQRFCHVTLPGLRPVSTTVILLSTIWTFNMFPVIFLLTRGGPGDATQILVTQAYKFSFEISPRDFAQSSTWGVLILVLLLIFATVYRRVLRTQGDDW
- a CDS encoding LacI family DNA-binding transcriptional regulator, whose protein sequence is MVDGVTTVPLPRGPGAGGALRLSDIAGQASVSEATVSRVLNGKPGVADTTRQRVLAALDILGYERPVRLRQRSAGLIGLVTPELTNPIFPAFAQSVEQVLAGHGYTPVLCTQLPGGATEDELVEQLVERGVGGIVFLSGLHADTSADPARYAALTERGVPFVLINGYNERISAPFVSPDDTAAVRMAVSHLAELGHRRVGLAIGPQRYVPSRRKRDGFVDAAVSVLGLGREEAELLVCSTLFSVEGGQVAAGALLDQGCTGIVCGSDLMALGVVRAARDRGLDVPRDVSVVGFDDSQLIAFTDPPLTTVRQPVQAMAAAAVGALLEEIGGSPVQRTEYVFQPELVVRGSTAALRSA
- a CDS encoding sugar ABC transporter permease, with protein sequence MTTATTPAARHSAPKVRKRGERSPLASTALHLTLIVASVIAVFPVLWVLLTSLKPAELASTTDFFKETTFENYTNLIKDTKFLTWFGNSLIVAGLTTLIGVIVSASTGYAVSRFRFPGKRGLMWTLLITQMFPVAVLIVPIYNIMAGMGLLNKPAGLVITYLTISVPFCAWMMKGFFDTIPREIDESGQVDGLTPFGTFWRLILPLAKPGLAVTAFYSFITAWGEVAYASAFMVGEDNLTLAGGLQLFVNQYGAQWGPMTAASVLIAIPAALVFLFAQKHLVTGMSAGAVKG
- a CDS encoding extracellular solute-binding protein is translated as MRRGITATALVAALALAATACGSDDDSSDSTSKSSGELSGTVTWWDTSTAGSEDKVFKKIAEGFEKLHPKVDVKYVNVPFGDAQNKFKNAAQAGSGAPDVIRSEVAWTPEFADLGYLAPLDGTTALQKQDDFLKQAAASTKYNGKTFAVPQVIDSLGIFYNKKIFKEAGVEVPTTIDELKSASKKIKSKTGKTGLYLRGDDAYWFLPFLYGEGGDMVNASDKAVTIDNAAGVKAMKLVKDLVDSGVAKTDATDGWDNMQASFKDGDVAMMINGPWAVADTYAGKEFKDKANLGVAPVPAGSVAQGAPQGGHNLAVYAGSKNLEASYAFVDYMTSVKTQAQVTKELNLLPTRTSAYAEESVVDNEIVGFFKPVVESAVERPWIPETGSLFAPLVTEYTKALTGQTSPEKAVKTTGTAYRKLLDGWK